The sequence ATTTTCCTTTCACTTTCAGATTAGACATGCATTTACTGACTTGTTGATCAGTCGAAACCTTTTTTCCGTTTAGCGCATGAATGATTGTTTGGTTTTTATTCGTAGTGCAGGTCGGTGAAGACAGTCACTTATGAGTCTTTGAACAATATCGTGGGGCTGATAAATGGATTGTCAGCTCTTCTATTGACCATTTTGCCGGGGAAGGCTAATATTCTTGAAGGTATTCATGGCTGGGAGCTTAGACCAACTTTTCGTGGACCTCGGCTCCCACGATGGATGGAAAAGTAAGTTCAAATTTTCAAGATTAGATTTTCTTAGCAGCTGTACAAGTTGATCACAGTGAGATTCTCAAAAGGGTGGAAAATATACAAACTTGCATTGCGAGCAGTAATGTTGCTTTGTAATTGGACTTCATGTTTTAGTCTGATGGCATTTCTCCTGCATCGTAAAACTTACGTTTTGGACTACTCTTTGTTGTTGAGAGAGTGACAGGAAATAAATtctgcttttctttttgttattttcaaattataatgTTTATGAAGGTTCTTTGTTGTCGAGTAGCCCTTCCAGTTATGTTGGTTTGCAATTTATGTTACATTTCTGATTTGACATTTCCACTTTTCCTTGGTGGTGGTAGTGGCGTGTCCTCTTTCAACCAATTCATTCATGAGCTTTCCGTGGATTCTGATACTTCAAGTCTTGATTACTCGTCTGGAGGAGATGATCTCGATGAAATATATCCCGCTTCACCATCTTCTCAAAGTTCTCGTGCCTCTTTTGCAAAGCGTAATATACGTTGCACCGGATGGATTGGTTGCTTATTTTTGTGGGTTCTGTATCCTATAAAGTTTCTGCTTGGGTTACCGATTCGTGTTTGCCAATTATTTTATAGTGGGTTGTCAAAGGGCAATTCTGTTTCAGAGAATGACCGGCCTTCAAGTCTAGGCCATATTAAGAGATTGCATACCCTTAAGGATCATGTTGTTCACCGCACCACTGACAGGAGACGTGGTGTCGTTGAGGTACTTTCCAGATTTCCTTTATATACCAGTCTAGGAAGTTGTGTTTTGCGTTAGCCAATCAACTATCTTCGTTCATATGGATAATTTAGTATGATGTTTCATGCTAATGTTTTGTTCTTCAGGATCTTCATTTAGCAATCGAGATAATCATAGAAACTATATTTGATGTGGTTCACAAGGCAGCACATTTTGTTCTTTCTCCATTAGAAGCTTTAAGAATACTCTGTAGATGGCTATTATCCCACAACAATCGGGGTACAGATATGCTTGATGATGGTCCATATGCCTCTGTTACCACAGCTACACTAGGAGAGGATGATCCAGTTGTTACAGAGACGAAAACTTCTTTGCGTCACTCCATGAATACAGATGGGCGGACGTGCCAGGATGTTATAACAGAGCTAGGGTGAGGCAGTGCTACTTTAACTTTCTTCAATTTGTGTTCTTTATGAAACGCTGCATAACTTCTACAAGATTTAACGTCTTTACATGCATTAGGTATCCATATGAAGCTATAAATGTGATCACTTCTGATGGATATGTTCTTCTTTTGGAAAGAATACCTAGGTAagtgttgatttattttcttctcagtTGTATTAAGTTTTTATGCATGTTTTGCTCAATGTTTGAAGTGTGATTTTGCAGGCGTGATGCTCGGAAGGCCGTTTATTTGCAGCATGGAGTTTTGGATTCGTCCATGGGGTGAGTCTTTCATCTATTCTTTGTTGGTTTATATGAATGAGGACGGTTTGAATAGGGAGATCCACTTTTTATAGTGATCTACCGGGGGAGTGGGATGACTTGTATTCCCTTCATTTTACATTTCCTTTCTTAACTGTTTACCAAGGAAAAAGTTTATGCACCCTTGTGCGTAACTTGCATTGATGCAGTTTTCGTTAGTGTATCTAAGACATTGTTGTCACAGTATAGGTGACTAGTCAGGTGTCATAACAGTGCACTTTCATAAGTCGGAACATTTAGTAGGTAGTTACGTAAGTTTATATCCAGTATCACACTAAATTTTTTCCATCATCTTGAATGAAGGTCTTCGATCTTTAAGAATGTTAATTCTCCTATATCCAGTATTTATTTTGATTACAAATCTTAGTTGCCTAAGCCTTGTATCCGTATGATTCTCGTTGTCGTGCCAATATTGTGTAATGTGGGATGTGCACTGGGCATGATTTATCCTTGAAATCTTAAACTCTGTGCCTACGATTGTGTATACTTCTGCATAAATTTGGATATTTAGTACTAAGTAAGGAGGGCAAGGTAAGGTATGTAGTGTCAGCTTTTGGGATTTCAATTTTAGGGTTGCTTCATGGCCAATCCATCTCTTTTTGCCTCTTCCTTGCCCATCTAACTTCAGTTTTTTCGAACAATTATGAGTAGTTGCAGTTTTTCATTCCATATACATCAAAATTGCTGACAATTCTTTTTCGCCTCGTCCTAAACTGGTTCAATCCTTTTAGGTTCTTGCAAATGAATTAATTTTTGGTTGCGTGAAGCATTTGAAGATGTTCGGTTTTGGCTGCTATTCCTGTTCCTTTCTATCATCTATCTCTCCTAACTTTTCCAGTATACACGTCGTCCTTGTGACAAAAGGTTGATGGGATGGGTGGGTTGATTGTTTCAGCCAGTCTTTCAGCTAacacattatttatatattcagCTGCTAATGTAGATTTTGGTTAATCTGTTTCTTTTGAAGTTATTTTATACCATGTTGTCTGGTTATGTTTTGAGCACTTAAGGTAGCTTGGAGCATGTAATGGGACCTACAAACTTCATCCTAGATTTCCTTTGACATCATGGTCAACCCCCCTCCccccctttttctctctccctccctctgtTCCTTTTTTCCCAGTAGCTATCCTTGGTTAAaccatttctttttatttgcttACATAGAgattacattattttcttctCACGTATCACTTTGTTTTCCAGTTGGGTTTCTAATGGGGTGGTTGGTTCTCCAGCATTTGCAGCCTACGATCAAGGTTTGTAACATTTGTGCAGCTCTGTTAGATGCTACTAGCAAAGTTAAatcatagacgagtttttttttcccctcctctTACTTTGCAGGGTATGATGTTTTTCTTGGGAATTTCCGTGGCTTGGTGTCTAGGGAGCATGTTGtcaaaaatatttcatcaaaACAGTAAGTAGACATGATCTCCAATATTCATGTCAGAAAGGAAATGAGTGATTTTTATCACAAATAATTCAATTTCCCAGATTTGTTATGTGTATGCTTTATGTACTGATCAACTGAATGCATCAATCTGATGCAGGTATTGGCGATACTCGATCAATGAGCATGGGATGGAGGATATCCCAGCAATGATAGAGAAGATACACCAAGTCAAAACTTCTGAGCTGAAAATTAGCGAGCCTGGTCTGGAGGTAGAAGTTGGTGACAGTCAGGCTTACAAATTGTGTGCAATATGTCATAGCTTGGCAGGAGCTGCTATGCTGATGTATGTCATAACGCGCCGGATTGAAGAAAAGCCCCACAGGCTCTCAAGATTGATTTTATTATCTCCAGCTGGCTTCCATGAAGATTCCGGAATAGCTTTTACGGTAGTTGAGTATTTGCTTCTTTTCTTGGCTCCTATTCTTTCTCCGTTTGTGCCAGGCTTCTACATTCCGACTAGATTCTTCCGTATGCTTCTGAACAAGTTGGCTCGGGACTTCCATAACTACCCTGCGGTTGGTGGACTTGTTCAAACTCTAATGGGTTACGTTGTCGGCGGGGACAGTTCAAATTGGGTAGGGGTGTTGGGTTTACCGCACTATAACATGAACGATATGCCAGGAGTTTCATTCCGAGTGGCTGAACACCTTGCACAGATAAAGCACACTCGCAAATTCAGAATGTACGACTACGGGAGTGAAGCTGCAAACATGGAGGCTTATGGATCACCAGAGCCATTGGACTTAGGTGAGAATTACAGTCTCATTGATGTGCCAGTTGATTTGGTGGCGGGACGAAGGGACAGGATAATCCGACCCTCCATGGTAAGGAAGCACTATAAGTTGATGAAGGAAGCAGGTGTGGATGTATCGTTCAGGGAGTTTGAGTATGCCCACTTGGACTTCACTTTCTCCCATAGTGAAGAACTCTTGGCCTATGTGATGTCGCGCTTGCTGCTCGTGGATCCTACCGGGAAGCAGCAAGGTAGTCAGAAGCCGGTGAAGTCGAGAAAAAAGGACAATTAATACTTTTAATGGATGAGAAGGTACACACACATCATGGACTTTCCATATTTTTTTTGGGCTAAAGAACTTAGGTGTGCTGTGTTTCCAGTGGTGGTTTGTACATAAATGTATTTGTCAGTCCAGTGTAATTAGATGGGGACAATATTTTTGTGTCCCCATTAACCTTGCATTCCCTGTTTGGGTTCTGTAGCCTTATGTAAAATACTTAGGTTGATaagttttccttttccttttcttactCTCCTTCATCACTTTCTGTTTGTTTCATGAGATTTTCCTGTTTTGTTGAACGGTTAATgatcgatcgatcggtttttggttaaaaaaatttacatattttaacAAAGCCATTTTGATTTCCTCTCTCCCCCCAATACTTGGAACTTTTATGTTCTCTGAATCACAAAGAAAATGACAATTCAACCTTACCTTCAGTATTAAGTTGGCTTTTATGATGTTACTGCAATCCCATGAGAGTGGAAGTGGCAAAGTAAATGAATGATCTGCTTGTGATAGGTTTCACTTCACATGGTCATTATCATTATATAATTTCTTAAGACTGAATGTTAATGATAGTTTTTCAAGTGCAGTGACTACTTACTGGGCATTAATCAACAAGCTACTAACATGAAACTGAATGTTAGCTGTGAACGAAAACATAAAAAGAATGTAGAGGTTTACTTGATACCTAAATAGCACACAAGAGATGGCTGGATACCACTGTCTTGGGGGTAGGAGTCGGCGCTCTACGATTTGCAGGTTCCAGAGAATCATCTGTTTGTCCATGTTAGTAAGGCTACATTGAACTTTTAAGTTAAGGGCACTTTCGTTGTATGTAGGAAGACCCATGTTCTTCATACCTGTAAAAATTGCCGACAAATTAAAATGTACAGAAGAACAGATCTAATGTATAGAATTTGATAGTCGACACACAGTCGGTTTTATAACCTTAAATCTCAGATGGAGAACTAGACAATAGAATTAcaataagaataagaaaaaaattcttGATGATAGGAAAGGGCTAACGAAAGATGTATGTCTATCTAAGACCAACTTACTCTGATTTGGAAAACCACATTTGCTGAAATGAACCAAGGGATGCCAAGATACTCCCTCCAATCCAAACACTGCACAAAAAATAGCCACCAATTTGCATTAGATCTGATGGACTTCCATAGCACAATTACTAAATCCAAACAAATTTTTCCAGAGAAACTTAAGGGAATAACTAGCATAGGAAATGGCTTCTCAAGTCACTATGTTACAGCAAATAAATGACTACTTCCTATCCAGTTAAAATGCTTTTGGGATCACAACCGCCCTAGATAATGCTTACTCTACAAATAATTGCAAAATTCatctaatattaaaaaaaattctgaggTTAGAAAACTGTAGTCAAATCTGAGAGAGAGACATTAAACCATAGCTAAAGGTTTCTGTAATATCAGTGAAATATTCTCAGTAAGCGATTTAATTCTGTAATGAACATTTTCGATTAAAGATGAATTCACATGCTGCATCTAAATATGCTAAAGATGGTTCATACGTCGAATCATAGTCCAAGGAAAACATGGTAAtgttttaaaatcccaactcgTGATCAATATATTTTCTTAAGCAATGAAAACATATATTATAGAACAAGAATGCAAGTGTTTGCCTTCTATATAGaagtcgagagagagagagagagagagacatccAACCTAAATCTCCGTTCCGTTGAGTTACCACTTGCCAATACTTTAACCCTGGCAGCTTGAGGGGACTCCTGCAAATGGATAGTCATGCAACAGAACTAGAATTCATATACACTATCCTTTTATAGAATCAATATCAttgattacaaaaaaaaaagggggattCATATGGATTCCACTGGCATGCATAGCCAGTGAGAATAGTTGCCACTTAAATGATTCATATAAACTCTGAGCTCTTTATGATATTGCTGTCAACCATCAACAAGAGAGAGCTCTATGACAGTAAcaaattttttctttctccagATGGTAAGCTATCATAAgggaacatgtggcccagtgataAAGTTTCAAAgatgcaacttagaggtcacatgttcaattcttggaaacaacctctccacatataatgtggaggtaaggtctgcgtaaATCTTGTCTATCCCCAACCCCATTCACTATGGGAGCCTTATGAACGGGAGTTATTAACCTTTggcaaacatgtggcccaatggtagagttataggggtgcaacctagaggtcacatgttcaatttttgaaaattctCTCTCTACAAATTATGTGGGTGTAAGGTCTGCGTATATCCAacatgtccccgaccccgcccacttCGGGAGCCTTGTCTTCCACTTGTTAAGCTCACCAAATTTTCAATCGAGAAAAGATAAGCTCACTAAAATGAAGTTCTagtaataaaattcaaatttcagaCTGCTGAAAACTCATTTCTGATAATTTGCCACATACTAAGATCCAAAAAATTGTCTTGAGGTCACTGAAACTAGTAACAAAAGTAAGCAAACTCCCGCGAATGAGGCTCTTGCACTGGTCAGAAGGTCAAGGAAGGACAGATGAACACTGCACTGCACAAGGTTCATTGAagattttgaaaactaaaaagaaggaaaaaaaagagttgtagCAAACAACACCTCTAGCAGATCCTTTTCAAGTCTTTCTTTCAACTGTTGCAGTGATGCTGTGCCACCAGCAAGCTGCATTAAAAAAAGCAATTTCTAAataaatccaaggcatcaatcaACATAACCTCAAGCAATTTATGAATCAAAATACTTGAGATAGAAATAGGAGGACCCATGTGCATGAAAAAAGAAATCATTACAGCGAGTATACAGCCAAGATTCTGTATTAGATTTCTCAACCTTAAAAGTTCTGTAATTTTacagaaaagaagaataaaaagacACATACCAGTATACTACTAAATAATTCTCTTCGAATATCCACATCGCACCTATTAATGCTCTCTATAACctggaaaaaaattgaaagaaagaaagtagcAGCATAAAGCTATACAATTGGCAAATATTCTGCACTCTACGATCTAAAAAATCAATAACAAATTATTAATCAAAAGATTATAGAACTTAATGTTACAAGTAAAGTAGTTTGGAACCAAGTTTTTGGAGTACAATAAATGAATTTAGTACCATCTGCGGCAAACCACGAACAGAAGGAGCAACCTCAGCAAAACTTTCCATACCAGGAATTGTCTGACAAGAAggaaaacatatacatataaaacatGCAGAAATTGTTTATATTAAAGCAACAGTTTGGTATTTCAGATGGAGAATTAACCTCTTAACAATTATGAATACATTACAATAACTTAGCAGATTAGGAATTGAAATTTGACAGAGACATCAATACACATATCAATTTTCAAAGACATAGAATGGTCAAAAAGTGTGTGATGgccaaaaattgtgaaaatgaaAGTGAACAATGGGTTGGAAAGTAAAGGACATAGCAACTAATGCTTGCTTGTGTATACTTCAAAGCTCTGGAAGCATCAGAATCAGAACACATTGCACATTCTACTAAACCGTCATGCAGTTCAGAGGAAAGTGCCAAAACtttctaaaattttattttctgcgGAAATTTGCTGGAACACTTTCTCCATCACTTAGAAACAAAGACTGGATACATTTTAACAACAGAGAGGGAGTAAACCTAGAAAACAGCACTAAAACCAaaggcaaaaaagaaaatgcatcaaaGCATGAGAGAGCAAGCCAACAAAACTCAAGGAGTTGAATTGAACCATGCATGTACTAACATGCAGACCATTGCTTCTTCAATGatattgtgacaatcaaacaaataaggaaaaaaaagagtatgcGAAAGAGAGGCCACACCATTTTCATGGTCTAAAGTGGTAGACAAACCTTTTTTACTGAGATTCCAGGAAAATAAAATCCACCTTGGCACTGAGATAGCCAATGtattatgcaaaaaaaaaatcatcaaccgGTTGGGTTCTAACAATGATCCACTTTAAACAAGCAAATATTGTGCCTGCGATTACAATACCTAACAAAATAAATTGAAGGTTGGCAGAGTTCCTGATGCTGGGGCTACAACGGATCCGCAACAGGAATCCGACACCAAAAAAGTTGTTGAATTACATTAGACAAACCTTAATGCACAAAGACAATAGAGGTTTCCCCAGGAGAGGACTTTCTGCATGACAATTTAGTAGAAGAATGACCACTGGTAAAACACACATGACCTTCATTCATGATGCCAAAAACTTTGCAGCATCCGAAGAACTCCCCAGAGAATTTTCATTTAAGCGAAGTCAAAATGATTACAGAAATCCTATGAACTCACCAGAGAATTTTCATCTAAGTGAAAGTCCAAATGATTACAGACTAGACAAAAATAAGGATCtaacaaatatattcatgacACTGTCCACTTCATAATTAACAAGAGTTTACCAAAAGGAAGATAGAACAGAATCAAACATATACTAACCCATGCATCTGAAAGAAACATATAATGAGAAAAGGCCGCTTAACGAGTTCAATAGGCAAGCACCTGAGCCAATGAAGGATTGAACAGGATATCGGGAATTTTGAATTTGTCAGCTCCGATTTCAATGGTCCTGTATTTTTGCCATACAAAAttgaataatgatttttttctAGTAAAGAAATAACCGTAAGTTGTACCAGATACTAAAAACTTAAAGTGAAGTATAAACAATCTATGTTAGAACTTGCAGATATAATGCGATTATCTCGCCATGTGCCAGGTGAATTCTGGAAAGATATTGGAGTGTAACATGGAGAGTATATTATAAAACTTAATTGCGAACAAAAATTTTTCTCCCCTACCAAGAGTACAAGGAACTTACTGGCCATCGGGAAGCTCATATGAGGTTGTAGGAATGTTTAAATATGCATCTTCTGTAAAATAATAACAACCATATATTAATAATAACATCATGAATACataacaaatttcaaaaatagataaatattaaaataagatAACTTAATAGATTATTTATGAGGTCAATTTCCTTGAAGCTTCAAGTAGAGTACGGAGGAAATGTTTCATGAAAGCTTAAGATAAACTAATAAGATGTAATCCGCAAAATTGAGTTGAAGACAAAATATAGAGTATACCATTAtcatcataaattcataatggGAACATGGCAGAAATCAGAATAGCATCAATCAGGTGTGATGTACTGAGTACAGACAAAATGAAAAATTCTCCTTGCCTTCATATGCTTACGTTTGATGAAACCCACTTTCATTGATTGACATTTTAAAGACTTACTATATCACATGTGCATGGCCATATACTGATCAACATTGTATGCCTAAACTTGCTTCCTTCTTTCCCATTCCAACAACCATTTCTGTTACCTTCTCGATCATAAAACCTGGTTTATGATCTAAGTAGCAAAGATACAAAGGAAAACTTCGTTTGAAGGTACATTGATACCAAATTAAAACAATCCTAGAACACAGAAATTGTGTATAACATCCATATTATGAATAGAGATACACTGTGTAGACTGATAATACTAAACAAAAGCAAGTAATATGCCAGCCAAATGCTTTAAATATGATTAGAGCAGCCAATGATCACAAGACAATATTAAAAGAAAGTTGCATGAGAAAGCGAGAAACACAAACCATTATAGGGAGTATCAGGGGTGCGACATACGCATTCCTTAATATCACTAGCAATTACTCTCTGCCCCAAAAAGACAGTCGCAAAACAAGGATTAATTCTCACTTCCACACAGAATATAGATATGATGACACAAGTATAGTGAACATAACAGACCTGGCAATAGAGCTTGTAGCTTTCTGTTGTATTTGGAAAATCAACATCTATTGTCTGTGAGATTCAGAAGAATGAGCCATCAGATCAGATAGATAGCAGCCTAAGAAGAAAGCAAAATAACGACAGCTTAAAGAAAAACAGTACAGTCAACCTCCAAATTGAGTAGTTTCACACTCCCAATTTGATCATTCCCCTTGGGAGAACAAAAGAATAATGAAATGGGATATTGGAATGGTCTTAAGAAAAGGGTCGTGATTTTCAGATtagagaaaacatgaaaagggtggcagatgaagatgaagatgaagattcgATTGTAAATGCAGAAGTCATCAGCCTAGCCTGCCTtcattttagaaaaaattaaacgaccccgtgcacaaggctcccgcagtggggaGGTTGGGAATAGACAATGATATACGTAGACCTTATCTCCACAAAATATGTGAAGCGGTTGTTCCcagaaattgaacttgtgacgtctaggttgcaccactgctactctaccactgggccacatgttcacctGTCATGCCTTCATTTTAGAAGttccaaagaaaaataaacaacacTGTTTGAATCCTACAATTTTGTTCGACccataattttattgattagAGAAAGCTGAGCAGAGGATTGCAAAGAAGGAAAAGGCAGGCGTAACCTCCAATTTCCTACCATCAAGTCACTGAAACTTGAGAAAAAATGACAATCGATTGCAAAGAGGAAATTTTCAATATTAAAAGGCATTGGTTATGGGGGTAAGGCGAACATATGACGCAGTGGTAGAGATgaaggggtgcaacctagaggtcacatgttcagtccctgaaaacagtctctccaaataTCATGTGAGTgtaaggtctgtgtacatcCTGTATGTCCGgatgtccccgaccccgcccactgctGGAGCCTaatgcacgggagttgtttgtTTAAAAGGCATTGTATCTACATTTTCTTACTTTCTCCAATTGACGcattttttgtttatgtttggAAGAAAAGCTCTCATGGTTGTTTTCCCTTTTGGCTATATCATGATACTCACTGAAACCAATTGTTTAGTTTCAGACATTTACTACTGATCATCACAACAAAGCCTTTTGATGAGGTTTCTTCATCTTCCATTTTGCGAAAAAACTTTTCAGGATCAAAGGCCATTAGCCTTTTTCCCTCCTTTTTCACTTAAATTCCAACATCCATTGCATCGGGTATCTCATCCCGACAACTACCCCCATTACTTTACATCATAAGTCATTATCACTGTAAAACGAATTGCTGGTCCAGTGCAAGAATTTCCCAAGAAATGAATTTTACATACATCTATCACAATTCACAAGATTAAGTCTTCGGATTTCCACCACTATTTCCATCAACTATCAATGCTAGTAACAgacaaaaaggaagagaagacaatattttcaattttcatatgACGTCATTATCCACACAAGCAATGGAGAGAATAAACAGTATaattgagcaagtccaaaacaACTGCCAAGGACATCTAAAAATACCTGAAACTCGCCTGGCCGTATTTCCTTTCTCTTAAAAGAGTATCTAGGTTTTATCTGCgaaaaaccaaataaattgACATTCCTAAAGAAATGACAAAAAACTTACAGGAGACTTGACAACTAATCTCTACTCCTGAACAAAAACTAAATAAATCGACCACTTACCACTAAACCTTTGCTTTCCAAGCTTTTCATCAAGCAATCAGTAAGAAATTCTCCTCCGATAGGAGAAGATGCCACTGCCTATCCAAAATAAATAATGGTTAAAAAAAGGAGGGTGCCGGCCTCTCTCAACATTTACAATTATACAAGCATTCTACATAGTAGAAACAAGGAATTAATGACAACAAAACTCTCATCGCATCATAAATTCATCACTTGGTAAGTACATAAAATCAGTGACAACTTCAAAATTCTTGGATAGATAAGATAATCTGCCAACATAATTCTTAAAAGATTAATCAAATAGTTGTTCTTTAATATTGTTTTCTTGGAGTGTTCTCAGAAATTAATATTGGCTCCAAAGTCGAAACCTTTTGACTGTACTGTGAAGTGATGCGAGAGATGGAATAGACATCAAAATGACAAAGCACATAACAGATTGGAGGAGATCAAACACACTAGGAGATTAACACAATAACACATCTATTCTCAGTTCACTGAAAcattacaaaaaaagaagaagaaaaggacatTACCATAAATCCTCTCAGAGATTTCTAACCACAATGCTTCCAAAAGGAATTATTGTATTTATTAATGAAAATAGAAGAAATTTTTTCTTATGAATGAAGAACTAGAGGGAAACATTAAAAATTATGAGAATTACCAAAAtctagggaaagaaaaaaattgcatGCTGACAAGGGTTACAGCCAATATAGGGTCAGACATAGAGCTGTACAGGCGTACAGCTAACATCACAAATAGACGAAATGCAATAACTGTCAAGTATACTGTCAATGCTAGACTGTATGAAAGTTTAGTTCACAGCATGCGCCCAAGATGCTGACAAAGATATGCAAACATGTTTACTTGGCTAGTCACATCATCCTCGTGCATGAAGGAAAAGGATTACCTTTTGAATAACATACCCATCGTGTACTGGGGCAACTGTAGTCGATCCTCCCCCACTGAAAAAGTCAGAAATTATAAATCATACGAATTATCTTCTTACTGCAAGCAAGTTATTACCGAACAAAAAGGGAATGGATGTACGAAAATCTTGCTATGTCGAATAAAAAGGAGACAGATGAACATTCAAATTTAAGTTATATGAAGAGCAATTCAAAGTTATAACAATCAAATATATCAACATGCTACAAACAGATTGTTAAATTAAGACTGATTACGCTGATTAATGAAAATACGACAACAGGAGAATAATAACTGATTAGAATTTCTTCCTAATATTCAAAAATTGAGATAAGTTTGATATTTCTGTGCCTTTAGGGAACTTAAATTAATAAGTAATAAATTgatcaaaaataacaaaaaattgcCACGGTCTTGTAACTAAAGTATACAATacaagaaatgaagaaagaaattcCAAAAAGTCATTGCAAATTTT is a genomic window of Tripterygium wilfordii isolate XIE 37 chromosome 16, ASM1340144v1, whole genome shotgun sequence containing:
- the LOC119980297 gene encoding actin-related protein 4-like isoform X1, whose product is MYGGDEVSAIVVDLGSHTCKAGYAGEDAPKAVFPNVVGAIDQMDIEDAENNAASADSKNNVNPLDSEKGKGKRKLYVGSQTLGFHRDHMEVLSPLKDGIVVDWDIVDNLWDHAFRECLLIDPKEHPMLLAEPSSNIQLQRERTAELMFEKYQVPALFLAKNAVLTSFASGRATSVVVDSGGGSTTVAPVHDGYVIQKAVASSPIGGEFLTDCLMKSLESKGLVIKPRYSFKRKEIRPGEFQTIDVDFPNTTESYKLYCQRVIASDIKECVCRTPDTPYNEDAYLNIPTTSYELPDGQTIEIGADKFKIPDILFNPSLAQTIPGMESFAEVAPSVRGLPQMVIESINRCDVDIRRELFSSILLAGGTASLQQLKERLEKDLLEESPQAARVKVLASGNSTERRFSVWIGGSILASLGSFQQMWFSKSEYEEHGSSYIQRKCP
- the LOC119980297 gene encoding actin-related protein 4-like isoform X2, which translates into the protein MYGDEVSAIVVDLGSHTCKAGYAGEDAPKAVFPNVVGAIDQMDIEDAENNAASADSKNNVNPLDSEKGKGKRKLYVGSQTLGFHRDHMEVLSPLKDGIVVDWDIVDNLWDHAFRECLLIDPKEHPMLLAEPSSNIQLQRERTAELMFEKYQVPALFLAKNAVLTSFASGRATSVVVDSGGGSTTVAPVHDGYVIQKAVASSPIGGEFLTDCLMKSLESKGLVIKPRYSFKRKEIRPGEFQTIDVDFPNTTESYKLYCQRVIASDIKECVCRTPDTPYNEDAYLNIPTTSYELPDGQTIEIGADKFKIPDILFNPSLAQTIPGMESFAEVAPSVRGLPQMVIESINRCDVDIRRELFSSILLAGGTASLQQLKERLEKDLLEESPQAARVKVLASGNSTERRFSVWIGGSILASLGSFQQMWFSKSEYEEHGSSYIQRKCP